From Nicotiana tabacum cultivar K326 chromosome 22, ASM71507v2, whole genome shotgun sequence, one genomic window encodes:
- the LOC107783062 gene encoding uncharacterized protein LOC107783062 — MEFMHRRKVAISLLLFAILLALNITSLEGVKAKPERRILIEIDNDSEARKKQSDDTVRIDPLDNFKKYRGGFDITNKHYWSSTIFTGIYGYAIAVVWLSCGLGYGLYLLASTCCGKRKNMKLKKRSTCYYQHCYLWLIFSAVFLTILAITATGLVLGGNAKLRSRTDRVVNIIIDTADGASETIYTTTGALRDMNTDLEDTDIGDEAANFLIPTSQSLDRQAADIHRGATKNRRLVEKGVEILYIVTTLTISLNLAAAISLTLFGILKFRRNFHLFARDACTALESFQINPYNNSLSSILPCDELLSAQSILYAASEGIHRVVNKVNQELSTNYGNVAQICNPFSGPPDYNYEPDQNCPSSAIRIGELPGIIKMLTCTDPSCKGGVLIPYRIFNNIESYITALKKILDVYPGIESLAECNTVYSSFSDILDKHCKPLKKNAHMTWAGLVLLSLVMVALVLVWTFEANHEKDHHNFDSSIKPHSAAVDMLELSTVKEARTDSKIIVQLGK; from the exons ATGGAATTTATGCATAGGAGGAAAGTGGCTATATCCTTACTATTATTCGCTATCCTCCTTGCCCTTAACATCACTAGTCTAGAAGGAGTAAAAGCCAAACCAG AAAGAAGAATATTAATTGAGATAGACAATGATTCAGAAGCTAGGAAAAAGCAATCAGATGATACAGTGAGAATAGACCCTTTGGACAATTTCAAGAAATACAGAGGAGGATTTGACATTACAAATAAACACTATTGGAGT TCCACCATCTTTACAGGTATATATGGCTATGCCATTGCAGTAGTGTGGCTCTCCTGTGGCTTAGGATATGGACTATATCTTCTAGCCTCTACCTGCTGCGGCAAAAGGAAGAACATGAAGCTTAAGAAGAGATCAACTTGTTATTATCAGCACTGTTATCTCTGGCTTATTTTCTCAGCTGTTTTCTTGACAATTTTAGCAAT AACAGCTACAGGCCTGGTACTAGGAGGGAATGCGAAACTACGTTCAAGAACAGATAGAGTTGTGAACATTATCATTGATACAGCAGATGGGGCATCAGAGACTATATATACTACTACCGGAGCCTTGAGAGATATGAATACTGACTTAGAAGATACTGATATAGGTGATGAGGCTGCTAATTTCCTCATTCCCACTTCCCAAAGTCTTGACAGACAGGCTGCTGATATACATCGGGGAGCCACAAAAAATAGGCGTTTAGTCGAGAAAGGCGTTGAGATACT GTACATAGTAACTACACTGACTATTTCTCTCAACTTGGCTGCTGCAATTTCTCTAACAT TATTTGGAATCCTCAAATTTAGAAGAAATTTTCACCT CTTTGCTAGAGATGCATGCACAGCTCTAGAAAGTTTCCAGATAAATCCCTACAATAATAGCTTGAGTTCAATCCTCCCCTGTGATGAATTGCTCTCAGCACAATCAATCTTATATGCTGCCAGTGAAGGGATTCATCGAGTAGTGAACAAG GTAAATCAGGAGCTATCTACAAATTATGGAAATGTTGCACAAATTTGCAATCCATTCTCCGGTCCACCAGACTATAACTACGAGCCAGATCAGAACTGTCCATCTAGCGCGATCAGGATAGGAGAGCTCCCTGGG ATAATCAAGATGTTGACTTGCACTGATCCAAGCTGCAAGGGAGGAGTCTTGATCCCATATAGGATCTTCAACAACATTGAGTCATACATAACTGCTCTCAAAAAGATACTGGATGTGTACCCTGGAATTGAAAGCCTAGCAGAATGTAACACAGTGTACAGTTCATTTTCAGATATACTTGACAAACATTGCAAACCATTAAAGAAAAACGCGCATATGACATGGGCAGGACTTGTTTTGCTGTCACTAGTAATGGTCGCGTTAGTCCTCGTATGGACATTCGAGGCAAACCATGAAAAGGATCATCACAACTTTGATAGTTCTATCAAGCCTCATTCTGCAGCAGTAGATATGCTAGAATTAAGCACAGTTAAAGAAGCCAGGACTGACTCAAAAATCATAGTTCAGTTAGGGAAATAG